DNA sequence from the Pungitius pungitius chromosome 16, fPunPun2.1, whole genome shotgun sequence genome:
TTTGAATGTTTAACACGCGCGTCTTCTGAAGGCGGGCCGAATGCAGGGCGTCGATACAAAGGTCTCGCGAGGACAAATGTCCTCCGGTAGACTGTTGCCGGCACTTTCCCCATTTGCAGCTCTTCTCTTGCGGGCCACGCGTTGTTTGTCCTGCCGTTTGGCCTTGACTTCGGGGGCGAGCGTTACATCACGGGCCATCTGTAAATGATTCTCACCAGGCGATGATCAGTCGGAGAAAAAGCGCCGATCATGATTTTCCGGCCTTATTATAGATTTCCTTAATAAGGCCGccggagagagaaacagacGCACAGTTGAGAGGGAGTACGTGGGGGAGGCGAGGTTTCTGTCTTCTTCTGCCCGTCATCGCATCACGAAGGGTCGGCGTTGTCTCCCTCttggtgctcccccccccccccaaccccaaccaTGCCTCTCGGAGACGATGAGCAGCCGGGCCGACGGATCCGCCGTGTCGTTGCAGACGCAGGGACTGCGGCGCGGGAGGATGTCCGGGGGAGACGTCGCGGCGCCGGCGCTCGGACCCGCGGCCCCGGAGCCGCCCGGGCAGGGGCACCGGACGCCGACCAGACTGTACTGCCCGAACGGAGGTCCCAACCTGAGGATTTCATCGGACGGAACCGTGAGCGGTGGCAGGCAGGAGGACGACCCCTCCGGTGAGGAAAGGCGTCTCATTTGTCTTTTCTTAGTTCAGGAGCCCGAAAATACGAAACGTAGCAGAAACGTGACACAATAGGGAATAGTCCAAATAGCTTTTGGAAGTTCTAACTTAACTGAGCCTCGTAAACACATTGAGACGTCGGGGGGGGCCTCCAAAAAGAATTAATTTCATGAGAAAAACGCGGCTTCGCGGAAATGTGTAAGCGTCCTCCCCTTTTTCCTGGGAGAGGGCGAGAAAAGGGCTTGCGGTGAACAATGTCGTAATGTCGCTTCGCAGACATCCTGAGGCTGCAGGCTGTGAGTGTGGGAGTGCTGGTCATCAGGGGCGAGATGACGGGAAGGTACCTCGCCATGAACAAAAAAGGAGGCCTCTACGGATCGGTGAGATAACGTAAAATAACTGGTTTTGAATGGAAACATCAAAGAGCATCCGATAGGGCCATGAAGGAATTACATCACAATTACAGATTAATGATGTAGATTCCTATCATTCGGCAGTTTAAAACCACTTCACAATTAGAAGACTGTCGATATAATAAAACCTTCCtcatctctcctcttctcccccccccctcgtgttcTCGCCTCAGCAAGCGCTGAGCGACGAGTGCTACTTCCTGGAGAAGTATGAAGAAAACCATTACAACACGTATCGCTCGCAGAAGTACAAGTGGTACGTGGGGCTGAAGAGGAATGGGCAGCCCAAGCCCGGACCGGACACCAACCAGGGTCAAAAGGCCGTCTTTTTCCTGCCAAGGCCGGTGAAATAAGACGCTAAGAGGAGCCCGTCGTTCCTGCTCCAACGGTGTTCCCGATTGGAAGGTCGCTTGAAATCAGCGCAACGGGGCAGTGAGGCCTGAGGCCAACGCAGGAgacggctgtttttttttttcttcttctttctcatcCCTCTTGTTTatgcagagggaaaaaaaagtgactcCAACTCATGTAAGCAGGCGATTACACTTGGTATGAATTATTACGGGGATGTGAGGATGtccccctcgggggggggaaatgctgAAAACACCCTCTCACTCCGGACAGAGAATGCGTGAGGTATCGACGCATGTCGAGCCCTCGACAAACCCGCGCTGGCTTTGAAAGCCCGAATGAAACGCCTCTGTGGAACACAtcaaacagaggggggggcggggggggggtttacacagAAATACTTTTGCAATTGATCACATGTGGCACAAAAGAAACCAACAAGGCAGTAAACATGAAAGAGACGACTTCGCGGTGGAGGGAATAGTAGGAATAATGTAAGTATTTCAGTGCCTgacctgtggggggggtggggggggacgtcCTGGTGAGGGTTTAAATGTGaccattttttatatttatattatcttATTGTTATTTCATGCCTGGGGTCAGCTGACAGTCTGACTTTAGGGAGGTTGTTATTGAGTTGTTATTGTGTTCATGACGAGACGGAACCAAAGAAGAATGTATCACGCTGACGAGATCAAATGCTCAAGAGCGGTTCGTTTGAGGACAATATAATCATAATATTGAGCAACACTTTTTTTGGCCCACATATTTCTCTTAAGGTTAAAACGCGCGTTACTGTAACATAAAAATTAAATTGCTATTGTGAATAGTTATCTGTAAAATTGTGCTGCTGATACATTGTAATTTTTGCTGATGCCTGTGTAATCCATACATAcataatgaaggaaaaaaacttTGGTTTGATCAACTTCCTTTTAagtaatacattttatattaagcGTTGTTAAATGTGGGAAATAAAGTCTGCATTATTAtcaataaaaagataaatattgttttCCCTAACAATGCTTGACGTTCTTCTTAAAACGTAACCAGGTGAAAAAAGTGTTCAAAGCTTCCAGAATTTGTGTCTAttaacattttgtgttttttgtgagaAATTTTCTCACAGGTGTTTGCCGGACAcacattcctccccccccccccacagacgtTACGACTCACATCCATTGGCCACAAGGTGGAAGCATTGCTTTAGTTTCATTGGTTCAGTTTCATCCGGCTTCCTGCAAAGCGGCTTCAAAAGTAGATTCGTATTATTTCAGGTTTGGGCCTCGCTTGAATACCAGCAACCAATAAGCCACGGTAAATCTAAGAAACCACATAGTTGCTGCCGATGTGGCACGTTGAACCATCTGTACTGTAAATCCAGAAgaacatttcagttattttaaaAGTGGAGAAGATCAAAGAAACTAGACCAATAATCGAGCTGAGCTTCCACAGCCAACTTCCTGTAGTTGACCCATTCTCACGCACTTTATGAATGACGTCAGTATCGATGCAACCTTAAGGACACATCAACCTGATGTGCGATCATGTAGTAAGACAGCCTGAAAACGTCGTGAACAGAGGCCTCTCTGCCGGGGGAAATGATGACCCGGGGGGAAACAATCCAAACTTGGCTGAAGATGTTTGGGAGGCCTCCAGCCCGAGGTTCCTTATTGTCGTGGGACTCGAACAGCCTTGGCGAGGAGCATCGCGCCATGAATCATCGCTTAGAGAGTGACACTCgcatgttttacattgagcaatGTAGTTCTGCATTTTCAGGTTTAAGGAACGACTTTCTGCTGAACCGTAGAGGTCAGATCAGAGCCGAATGATCCTCCTTTCCATCACATTGTTAGTTCTATAAGGTATTTTTACCTTATAGTAACGATACTTTGGATAAAAAACTGGTCTAAACTACATTTAACACGACTACCTTATACtatattttcatcttttctctTATCAGTGGTTACAAAGTCATTATTCTAATCCattggaaggagaaaaaaaataaaagaaattcaTTTTTGAGAAGCAGCAAATTGGACGTTTTGATCCTTATATTTGCAAAGATAAATCTGTATTCTTTATCAGAATCAATTGGTGTGTAAAAACAAACGAGGGGAAGTAGGTCAGTCTGAGTCGAGAACACTGAAAGGACACCCGGATGTTGGTGGACAAGCGTccaacctctgacctctcatTTAGAGGAcagtctctctcctctttctatttaatgaagcagcacagcacgcgcacgcacgcacgcacgcacacgcacacacactcacaacacacaaacCTGGTTGGCTATTGGCCTGCAGGGCTGTGCAGGGCAGGAAGGGAATCATTCACTGTAAACTGAACAAGGACTGGCTTCCTCTGGGAGTCCCCGAGCCTGACAGCAGCCAAGATCCCTGCAACACAAACCACtttagcaaacacacacacacacacacacacaccatggatctgggacacattttctcatctgTTACTCCTCTCTTGTTCCTCAAtttcgacttttttttttaaagttccctTCCTGCCCGTCTCTCGATTTCCAGCCTTCTTCAAGCGTCCGTCTCTGGCTTAttgctttctccccccccccccccctttttttcttcttatttttttttacttttaccacctgtttacatgcacatacatgAAGTCTCACTTATTTCTCTCGTTTTTGTTTCAAAAGGACCAAAATGGAAATGAGCCGCgatactttttttaattttatttatacacatttttaattctgtcaaaataaatcaaaccaaatCCTCTCATCTGAGGAAGTGTCCCAACACCATTATCGTTTCCAACAAACAATGTTCACACGGTGCAATGCTCCTTTAAAGCGAACCGGGTCCAACACTAAAATACTGACCCATTTCTCCCTGAAGTCACTGGACCCCTTCCTTCCGTCTCGTTCTGTTTCTGGTGGCCTCGTCGTGAAAACAGAGATGCTTGGTCCACGTTACTGTATGCGATGCACGCTGCTCCCTTCACCTTTCTCCTtgacgcacgcgcacgcgcgcgcacggaCATCGACAGGAAATGCGGGGACGCATAATCTGTCAGCTGATTCCAACTGGAAATGCTGACGATGGCCTCCCCCCATCTGCTACCGCTCTTCGAGGCGGGAGGacgcgagggaggggggggaggggggggagtctacacgggggggggggggggggggaggccgggggggggggggcatggaaaACGAGAGGCAGCGGTTCTG
Encoded proteins:
- the LOC119215959 gene encoding putative fibroblast growth factor 1 isoform X2; the protein is MSGGDVAAPALGPAAPEPPGQGHRTPTRLYCPNGGPNLRISSDGTVSGGRQEDDPSDILRLQAVSVGVLVIRGEMTGRYLAMNKKGGLYGSQALSDECYFLEKYEENHYNTYRSQKYKWYVGLKRNGQPKPGPDTNQGQKAVFFLPRPVK
- the LOC119215959 gene encoding putative fibroblast growth factor 1 isoform X1; translated protein: MLARGEDCHMTISQTQGLRRGRMSGGDVAAPALGPAAPEPPGQGHRTPTRLYCPNGGPNLRISSDGTVSGGRQEDDPSDILRLQAVSVGVLVIRGEMTGRYLAMNKKGGLYGSQALSDECYFLEKYEENHYNTYRSQKYKWYVGLKRNGQPKPGPDTNQGQKAVFFLPRPVK